The segment ATAGGCGGGACTCCAACCCAGTTGCACCACtgggagcagcaggaggagcagagTGGGATGTAACATTCACTTTAGGAGCAGTTGGCGTGACGGCAGGAGGGGTGGGAGCAGGAGTTtctccctcatcttcctctAAAACCTCATTCAATTCTGCCTATgtacagagacacaaaaatgtttacagttcagaaaaaaatcaaacgtTTAAAGCAATTCAACAGCtaagtgaaataaaagtgtttaaggctgcaactaagaattatatttaattatcaaTTTATCTGTTTCGTCACAGTTTGTAAGAGCCCAAGACGATGTCTTAAAATTGCTAGTTTTGTCCAACcaaagtccaaaacccaaaggtaTTCATTGGTATCTTGTAAAATGACACAATGAATCCAGTATCAAAATTGTTGTCATTTGGAGCACCCCCGCAGCCGAACGGTTATTGCGTATGCTACATAACCACAATGttcctggtttgattccagctagGGACCTTTGTTACATGTCATCTATCTCTCTTCCCTTGTTTCCTATCAGTCACTTCACTGTtgactgtccaataaaggcaaaaatgcccaaaaaataGTCTTTACAAAAAttgctaattaattttctgtaagctggtcaattaatcaactaattgtttcagctctagcaGGGATaaaaaagagtgtgtgtgttaccagcAGATCTTCATCATCCAAATCTTCATCCCCGATTTCCTCATCATCCAGGTCTTTCATACAAAGAGCTGCCATCTGCTCTATTTCAGTCATGGGAACAGGAGCTgaacataagaaaaataaatgaatgtcagTAGCATATcgatgagacagagagaaactatAGTTTacactaagaaaaaaaaaaagactcctcCTGTCCTTCTCACCTCTGCCTTCACTTTTCCTCCCTTGTgatcttcctcctccacctcccacCAGACTGAGCAGCTCTGCCTCCAGCTCTTCATCATTCCCATCATCATCCATTCCTCCATCCGGGGACAAGTCGAGCAGCAGCCCCATCTGAAACAAACCGAAACAGACACGGAGAGAGCTGCTAAATCGTACCTGTTGTTGACAGCTGAGGGGTATCAttctcacttcttcttcttcttataaTTAGACGTGAGGGGTGTTACCTGTTTGGCTCGCGCTGCCCCTTGACCCCGGGGAGGGTTAGGGTTCCGACTGCGACTCATAAGCTTTTACTACCTGAAAGTTAATGAGGGATTTAATTAATTGagacattaaagaaaaagaagaaagttgATGACGATAAGTGACAGAATCCAAAGTCAGCACTGACTCATCAGCAGCCTCAAAGCTGAAATTAGACTCTGATTCACAGCTTCTGATTCAAGGTTACGGGAAAAGTCAAGGGAAAcatatataatgatatttagaGGCTGATTTTTCgttttttcaccacttacacttatgaaaaagtgccttaacgctgtttaaacccactttcaaatttgtgaaacctttatattgcttaagaaaacagaaaaaaggtcaatttcactgcttttttccaTCCAAAAAACAGTATACTTAGACTtatcaaatatgaataataataacctagtccagatttgacaagtctaagtaaagtggtttttgatctgggCCTGGTTTAAAGTGGTCTGGATGAAGAAATATCAGCGCAATCaaccttttttctgttttcacaaatagaataaagatttcacaaatctgaaactgtgttttaatgagtctctggaatctccttgttaatctagtccagatttgttgtgtctaagtatagtggtttttgatctggacctggtctaatgtggtctgaatggggaaaatgcagtgaaatcgctgtttatttgttttcacaaatagaataaaggttcCACAAATCCGAAAGTGGATTTAAACAGTGTTAAGGCTTTTGCTACGatgtctaacactttttcataagTGTGAGTGGTGAATAAAACGGAGAATTAGCCGCAGAATATCATTATTTAAGCTATGTTTTCCTTAACTTTCCCCTTGACCCCGAATCGGAGGCTAACTTCAGCGTGGTGCAGCAGCCGCTATGTGCCTTTCAATGAtagttttaaataataataattgataaaTCAAACAGTTTAAACTGTCTTGTTTAGCTTCGGTCCTCATGTTAGCTAACAGCTAATACAACATTCAATGCAACTGTGTACAGCTAACAGCTACTGAATGTGCTGTTTACCTTGTCAGCTGTCACGCAGAGTTACTCGGTTATTCAAGTCGAACACGGCTcagaaaaaagagcaaaaaagacagacaggagtGATTTAACGTGTAGTCCGAgctgtcaaaacaacaacaacggtGAGCAGTGGGATTTACTTCCGACATTTGCGTCTCCCATGACAACCACGCATCTCGCTTTACGGCTACTGACGTAAAACATCAACGTCTGTTACAATCCCACTGGACGGCGGTTCAGGTTCAGGTGGGTCGTTGTGTGACGGTgggaaaacatgttaaatgacagtttgtccaccagttacagcaaaaaaaaaagagaaaaagaaaaaaagttttttaaaccaaaaacacaactcataTCTTCAGTTTTCAGTGCAGTCTGGGTAAATTATTAACTGATGTTAGCTAGCTGCCTACTAACTAGCTACATTCACTATTTTGAGGAAAAAACGTCATAAATTGTAGTTAGCTGGCTATAAGTTAACCATCAAGACAAAAGCATACCAGTAGGaaacagtattttttgtttctatataggttattgttgttgttacatgttatgtttttaaGTAATTTAACTTATTGTGATGCTTTTGTAAGAGGAGATGGCCAAAGGGAGAGCAAAGATCAGCAGCAGCGGTAAAGGAGACTTAGGTGTGTTACTACCAAGCAGAAATAAGTATATGATTGTGTGATACccagttttaaatattaatcagCTACACTGATTCCCCATCACAGTAtttaatgaattttttttttttgtcattcatgTATTAAGACAGCTTAGCACTGCCCCAGCCTCGGTCACTCAGGTCAAGGAAGAGGGAATGTCCAAGTGATGAAGTTTTCCTGACTGATGATGTTCGGGCCTCTGACCATCAACAGGTAATTTGggtaattgaaaaaaatgtccaataaaagaagcagaacacacatttacatcttTCTCAACCCAATTGTTAAACAATCTTTCTTCTCAATTTCAGGACACTGAAGGTAATAATAGAGCAGCGGCTGCCTCACCACTACAGCGTCCCCAGTCTCTTCTCCAGGAATCTATGACTTCATCTCAACAGCATCAGGCAGCAGAACAGCAACAAGATGCCTCCACAGAAGAAAGACATGATTCTCAGCTGGAGAGCTTTAGTGTACATACTGAAAATGATACCAGCAAGAAGGGGAAGGACAAGGAGGAAATAACAGCAGAGGAATGTAACAAGTCGGCATCTCAAACGTGCACTGATAAACTACAGGTTTTTCTCCCAACCTCCGAAGACGCTGATGAATCCTGTGGAACTGCTTTGGAAGAACAACCTGGTGCAACAGAAAATTCTCACTGTGATTTGGAGAGAAACCAAGAAGAAACCAGCCAAGATGTGCGCATGGTTGATGTCAAGGAAACCACAAAGGAGGAAGTTGCGAGATTGCCGGTCAAAAAGAAGCCAAGGATGGGAATGTGTGGTTTGACAGAGAGGGAGCTGAGTCATTTTCCACAGACGCCAATGCTTGAAAATGGGCAAAACAGACTGGAGAGAGTTGAGAGGCAGATGTGCCATAATAAAGCTGAACTGTCGGCTCAGGAAGAGATTATATCTTCACCTCCACCCATCCCGGCAGCCAGTGTCGCAGAGATAAAACTTCAGTCCAGTCACGGTGAAGGGATTGACAGGTCATGATAATGTAGTGAGGAAtccaaattaaatgtttaatatctTAGTTTTTCGATTCTAAGTTTCATTTCTGCATTGTCATGACAACACCAGTGGTCTAAATCATTACATCATATGCTCATCGAGTACTGTTAGATCAatgatattttactttattagaGTTAGaaggtttaaaaatgtatttgagtaAAACTAAAAGTATGGCTCATTCAAAGTTTACACAGAATAAAGGTTACTAAGTAGcgtttttaaatatatgaatgGTTACAACTTTAAAACACTGAGGCAATTCAATTTAGAAACAAATAGAAATGATAATATAAAGTGCGAAATATGATCTTTCTTGCTAACAAGTAAAATCTGCACTCTATAACTGAATACACTGCCTCAGTGAAATCTTAAGTcaagttaaattaaaaagaaattactTCCAACTTTGACgataacattgttttttaacacACAGGGCAGAAACTGAAGTCCATGTCCCTGTCTCTACCTCATATGGGACCAGTACTGTCTGTGATCCAGGCTGCTCAGACGGAAAAAGGTGTGAGGCTGAACCCGCAGAGAAAGAGGAGGCACATTTGGGAAATCCGGAGCAACAAGAACTTGAAGGCAGCACAGCTGAGATTATGGCTGAAATAtatcagaaacaaacagaagacGGGGAAGAAGATGAGTCGGCAGAAGAAGCAACTTCTTACGCTAATCCATCTCAGAATGAGGAGACTGAGAAACAGAAGGATGGGAGTGAAGCTGCCCCTCTGCAGGTGTGTAGTGTGACCATAACAAGAAATGGGACTAAGGAA is part of the Thunnus albacares chromosome 3, fThuAlb1.1, whole genome shotgun sequence genome and harbors:
- the LOC122978974 gene encoding uncharacterized protein LOC122978974 isoform X1 — encoded protein: MAKGRAKISSSGKGDLDSLALPQPRSLRSRKRECPSDEVFLTDDVRASDHQQDTEGNNRAAAASPLQRPQSLLQESMTSSQQHQAAEQQQDASTEERHDSQLESFSVHTENDTSKKGKDKEEITAEECNKSASQTCTDKLQVFLPTSEDADESCGTALEEQPGATENSHCDLERNQEETSQDVRMVDVKETTKEEVARLPVKKKPRMGMCGLTERELSHFPQTPMLENGQNRLERVERQMCHNKAELSAQEEIISSPPPIPAASVAEIKLQSSHGEGIDRAETEVHVPVSTSYGTSTVCDPGCSDGKRCEAEPAEKEEAHLGNPEQQELEGSTAEIMAEIYQKQTEDGEEDESAEEATSYANPSQNEETEKQKDGSEAAPLQVCSVTITRNGTKEEMTGDAGDGDRAETGASSTDTQQEGFNCGSLELCRAAGTPGCSEKEGSCDPEHATSPTMNVEDPQTRDTTDPFGPGCLDYVSDSQLNTIVWIEEEVMDKDGDLGSSHCNEDATDLICGLIRELSSLNRTVMATHRELENLRRGSKSSRSSAR
- the LOC122978974 gene encoding uncharacterized protein LOC122978974 isoform X2, which produces MAKGRAKISSSGKGDLDSLALPQPRSLRSRKRECPSDEVFLTDDVRASDHQQDTEGNNRAAAASPLQRPQSLLQESMTSSQQHQAAEQQQDASTEERHDSQLESFSVHTENDTSKKGKDKEEITAEECNKSASQTCTDKLQVFLPTSEDADESCGTALEEQPGATENSHCDLERNQEETSQDVRMVDVKETTKEEVARLPVKKKPRMGMCGLTERELSHFPQTPMLENGQNRLERVERQMCHNKAELSAQEEIISSPPPIPAASVAEIKLQSSHGEGIDRAETEVHVPVSTSYGTSTVCDPGCSDGKRCEAEPAEKEEAHLGNPEQQELEGSTAEIMAEIYQKQTEDGEEDESAEEATSYANPSQNEETEKQKDGSEAAPLQVCSVTITRNGTKEEMTGDAGDGDRAETGASSTDTQQEGFNCGSLELCRAAGTPGCSEKEGSCDPEHATSPTMNVEDPQTRDTTDPFGPGCLDYVSDSQLNTIVWIRTVMATHRELENLRRGSKSSRSSAR
- the LOC122978974 gene encoding uncharacterized protein LOC122978974 isoform X3 produces the protein MAKGRAKISSSGKGDLDSLALPQPRSLRSRKRECPSDEVFLTDDVRASDHQQDTEGNNRAAAASPLQRPQSLLQESMTSSQQHQAAEQQQDASTEERHDSQLESFSVHTENDTSKKGKDKEEITAEECNKSASQTCTDKLQVFLPTSEDADESCGTALEEQPGATENSHCDLERNQEETSQDVRMVDVKETTKEEVARLPVKKKPRMGMCGLTERELSHFPQTPMLENGQNRLERVERQMCHNKAELSAQEEIISSPPPIPAASVAEIKLQSSHGEGIDRAETEVHVPVSTSYGTSTVCDPGCSDGKRCEAEPAEKEEAHLGNPEQQELEGSTAEIMAEIYQKQTEDGEEDESAEEATSYANPSQNEETEKQKDGSEAAPLQVCSVTITRNGTKEEMTGDAGDGDRAETGASSTDTQQEGFNCGSLELCRAAGTPGCSEKEGS